Proteins co-encoded in one Streptomyces roseochromogenus subsp. oscitans DS 12.976 genomic window:
- a CDS encoding type III PLP-dependent enzyme, giving the protein MSAPKGRGAVSDVRLPPRGRDQPLRTLTRPLSGALTTALASGDTDRIIYDLTGIEHQYDAMLSELPETRIRFALKACPVDEVLHTLAARGAGFDAASPAEITQALNAGAQPPRIHYGNTVKSDQDIAAAHRLGVRTFATDSVEDVSAIAAHAPRARVFCRLATGGDGALWGLNRKFGCAPGDAVRVLATARAAGLTPAGLSVHVGSQQMTAEGWQQALDTLAETLTALAGRGIVPDHVNLGGGLPALGYQDRLGNPLDPPLDKIFTVLREGMDHLRALTSTPLAFVMEPGRHLVADHGAVRAHVSRLTRRRQPDGTEAHWLYLSCGKFNGLYEMDQLTHRMVFPDHLGAQEYVSAIVAGPTCDSDDAYGDGRHPVRVPASLTSGDPVWILSAGAYATSYMTQGFNGIRPLPCVCVRGQEGQH; this is encoded by the coding sequence ATGAGCGCCCCCAAGGGGCGCGGGGCTGTGTCTGATGTGCGGCTACCGCCGCGTGGGCGCGACCAGCCACTGCGAACCCTCACCCGACCACTCAGCGGAGCTCTCACCACTGCACTCGCCTCGGGCGACACCGACCGCATCATCTACGACCTCACCGGCATAGAGCACCAATACGACGCGATGCTGAGTGAGTTGCCCGAAACCCGCATCCGCTTCGCCCTCAAGGCCTGCCCCGTCGACGAGGTCCTGCACACCCTCGCCGCCCGCGGCGCCGGCTTCGACGCCGCCAGCCCCGCCGAAATCACCCAAGCCCTCAACGCCGGCGCGCAGCCACCCCGCATCCACTACGGCAACACAGTCAAGTCCGACCAGGACATCGCCGCAGCCCACCGCCTAGGTGTCCGCACCTTCGCCACCGACAGCGTCGAGGACGTCTCCGCCATCGCCGCACACGCCCCAAGGGCACGGGTGTTCTGCCGCCTGGCCACCGGAGGTGACGGCGCGCTGTGGGGCCTGAACCGGAAGTTCGGCTGTGCTCCCGGCGACGCCGTCCGTGTGCTGGCCACGGCCCGCGCGGCCGGTCTCACCCCGGCCGGCCTGTCCGTGCACGTCGGCTCCCAGCAGATGACCGCGGAGGGCTGGCAGCAGGCCCTCGACACCCTCGCCGAGACCCTGACGGCGCTGGCCGGGCGGGGGATCGTACCCGACCACGTCAACCTCGGCGGCGGCCTGCCCGCGCTCGGCTACCAGGACCGGCTCGGCAACCCCCTCGACCCGCCCCTCGACAAGATCTTCACCGTGCTCCGCGAGGGCATGGACCACCTGCGCGCCCTCACCTCCACCCCGCTCGCCTTCGTCATGGAACCCGGCCGCCATCTGGTCGCCGACCACGGCGCCGTACGCGCCCATGTCTCCCGGCTGACCCGGCGCCGGCAGCCGGACGGAACCGAGGCCCACTGGCTCTACCTGAGCTGCGGCAAGTTCAACGGCCTCTACGAAATGGACCAGTTGACGCACCGGATGGTCTTCCCGGACCACCTCGGAGCACAGGAGTACGTCTCCGCGATCGTCGCCGGCCCCACCTGCGACAGCGACGACGCCTACGGCGACGGCCGGCACCCGGTGCGCGTCCCCGCGTCCCTCACCTCCGGCGACCCGGTCTGGATCCTCTCCGCCGGCGCCTACGCCACCAGCTACATGACCCAGGGCTTCAACGGCATCCGCCCGCTGCCGTGCGTCTGCGTACGCGGCCAGGAAGGACAGCACTGA
- a CDS encoding DUF6271 family protein: MNRVCLCLPTNRACSAAIAALHTEAAYATDRFGADVQLLILDSSEARTRAEHARTVAALRPVPHVTVHHLDEYAQRIFLLRTIERAGLPDPDRLLHLMLPPAVSYGACTNRAFLLAAALGCASLHRRDSDSTYQLHAGQLVFPVHHELPYLGRPATEAAGGVTRTDLTPELLHRPVSLAGASFIGELSVDIGEIRRLDEDVYYDVVSLWAPADWPEDLKRDLVEESFTGAGTAPFTGDHSTLTLVDPMRVDMCNIAFDRTVYERIPLPPATDTIGSDYFLLHLIHDARLPGILHNRHIANFHTPERRTDTGFPAYQRRFVKFLLSMLYFHDVYDRMEAEGAGLLDERHRVRADRIVELLRESKDLDRTENIWRLDRVDMAYRKLGGRYATFADRLAEERNRLLDEVEADIEDYAYLAQAWPALIEAART; the protein is encoded by the coding sequence GTGAACCGCGTCTGCCTCTGCCTGCCCACCAACCGGGCCTGCTCCGCCGCCATCGCCGCCCTCCACACCGAGGCCGCCTATGCCACCGACCGCTTCGGCGCCGACGTCCAGCTCCTGATCCTCGACTCCTCCGAGGCCCGCACCCGCGCCGAACACGCCCGGACCGTCGCCGCCCTGCGACCGGTCCCGCACGTGACCGTCCACCACCTCGACGAGTACGCCCAGCGCATCTTCCTGCTCCGGACGATCGAGCGCGCGGGCCTGCCCGACCCCGACCGGCTGCTCCACCTGATGCTCCCACCCGCCGTCTCCTACGGCGCCTGCACCAACCGCGCCTTCCTGCTGGCCGCCGCCCTCGGCTGCGCCTCGCTGCACCGCCGGGACTCCGACAGCACCTACCAACTCCACGCCGGGCAACTGGTGTTCCCGGTCCACCACGAGCTGCCGTACCTCGGCCGCCCCGCCACCGAGGCGGCCGGCGGGGTCACCCGCACCGACCTTACCCCGGAGCTGCTGCACCGCCCGGTCTCCCTCGCCGGAGCCTCCTTCATCGGCGAACTCTCCGTGGACATAGGGGAGATACGACGGCTGGACGAGGACGTGTACTACGACGTGGTCAGTCTCTGGGCACCCGCCGACTGGCCGGAGGACCTCAAACGGGACCTGGTCGAGGAGTCCTTCACCGGCGCGGGCACGGCACCCTTCACCGGCGACCACTCCACCCTCACCCTGGTCGACCCCATGCGCGTCGACATGTGCAACATCGCCTTCGACCGCACGGTGTACGAGCGGATCCCACTGCCACCCGCCACCGACACCATCGGCAGCGACTACTTCCTCCTCCATCTGATCCACGACGCCCGCCTCCCCGGCATCCTCCACAACCGCCACATCGCGAACTTCCACACCCCCGAACGCCGTACCGACACGGGATTCCCGGCCTATCAACGCCGGTTCGTGAAGTTCCTGCTGTCGATGCTCTACTTCCACGACGTCTACGACCGGATGGAGGCGGAAGGCGCCGGATTGCTGGACGAGCGGCATCGGGTGCGGGCCGACCGGATCGTGGAGCTCCTGCGGGAGAGCAAAGACCTGGACCGCACGGAGAACATCTGGCGGCTGGACCGGGTGGATATGGCGTACCGCAAGCTGGGCGGCCGATACGCCACGTTCGCCGACCGACTGGCCGAGGAACGCAATCGGTTACTGGACGAGGTCGAAGCGGACATCGAGGACTACGCGTACCTGGCCCAGGCCTGGCCGGCACTCATAGAGGCGGCCCGCACATGA
- a CDS encoding phytanoyl-CoA dioxygenase family protein has product MQTPHPFLHRAASTRPYFSADGETYLAPAPLRDLAKSRPLRVLSEADFAFWQTYGYVVVREAITPGEAKQLLDFAWQFQGLDPDCPETWYAEPEFRSELDQHLFIYGFVEAYHHQLLWDSRQTQRVYDAFVDVWDCEELWVTLDRLNLNPPNIRTRSRSLIAPTDDGFDIELHWDVDTTLAVLPQRVQGIIALGDTRPELGGFQCAPELFRRFEEWRVVQPPGRDPVRPGTDRAEFPVIRPDLQAGDLLIFNGLLAHGVAPNLSDNGVRAVQYLSMMPALEEHTTLRDSRVDSWRTLATPEWNATLLGDAREPEADRYGPATLTPLGRRLLGLDSWAAATEEAQ; this is encoded by the coding sequence ATGCAAACGCCCCACCCCTTCCTCCACCGAGCCGCCTCCACACGCCCCTACTTCAGCGCCGACGGCGAGACCTACCTCGCCCCGGCCCCCCTGCGCGACCTCGCGAAGTCCCGCCCCCTGCGGGTGCTGTCCGAGGCGGACTTCGCCTTCTGGCAGACGTACGGCTACGTCGTCGTCCGTGAGGCCATCACCCCCGGCGAGGCCAAGCAACTCCTCGACTTCGCCTGGCAGTTCCAGGGCCTCGACCCCGATTGCCCCGAAACCTGGTACGCCGAGCCGGAGTTCCGCTCCGAACTGGACCAGCACCTGTTCATCTACGGCTTCGTCGAGGCCTACCACCACCAGCTCCTCTGGGACAGCCGCCAGACCCAGCGGGTCTACGACGCCTTCGTGGACGTCTGGGACTGCGAAGAGCTGTGGGTCACCCTGGACCGGCTCAACCTCAACCCGCCCAACATACGTACCCGTTCCCGCTCCCTGATCGCACCCACCGACGACGGCTTCGACATAGAACTGCACTGGGACGTCGACACCACCCTCGCCGTCCTCCCGCAGCGCGTCCAGGGCATCATCGCCCTGGGCGACACCCGGCCCGAACTCGGCGGCTTCCAGTGCGCCCCCGAGCTCTTCCGCCGCTTCGAGGAGTGGCGCGTGGTCCAGCCGCCCGGCCGTGATCCCGTCCGGCCCGGCACCGACCGCGCCGAATTCCCGGTGATCCGCCCCGACCTCCAGGCCGGCGACCTGCTCATCTTCAACGGGCTGCTGGCGCACGGCGTCGCACCGAACCTCTCTGACAACGGTGTCCGAGCCGTCCAGTACCTGTCGATGATGCCCGCCCTGGAGGAGCACACCACCCTGCGCGACTCCCGCGTCGACTCCTGGCGCACCCTCGCCACCCCCGAGTGGAACGCCACCCTGCTCGGCGACGCCCGCGAGCCCGAGGCCGACCGCTACGGCCCGGCCACGCTCACCCCGCTGGGCCGGAGACTGCTCGGACTGGACTCCTGGGCCGCCGCCACGGAAGAGGCACAGTGA
- a CDS encoding glycoside hydrolase family 3 protein, with the protein MTTLATGPDTLTRDALAVLQPGFDGTTAPDWVRRRLGEGLASVALFGRNVVTEDQVAALTAQLRAERDDLLVAIDEESGDVTRLDVRTGSSFPGNHALGAVDDPGLTRAVSRELGRRLAACGVNFDWAPSADVNANPDNPVIGVRSFGASTDLVARHTAAWVEGLQSTGVAACTKHFPGHGDTNVDSHHAVPRIDVDADTLYARELPPFRAAIAAGTRAIMSAHILVPALDPDRPGTLSRRILTELLRDELGYQGLIVTDGMEMRAISGTYGLEHGVVLAIAAGADAICVGGGLCDEGTVLGLRDALVAAVRSGELPEERLADAAARVRDLARWT; encoded by the coding sequence ATGACCACACTCGCCACCGGCCCTGACACCCTCACCCGGGACGCCCTCGCCGTCCTCCAGCCGGGGTTCGACGGCACCACCGCGCCCGACTGGGTGCGCCGCCGTCTCGGTGAGGGCCTCGCCTCCGTCGCCCTGTTCGGCCGCAACGTCGTCACCGAGGACCAAGTCGCCGCCCTCACCGCCCAGTTGAGGGCCGAGCGGGACGACCTGCTGGTCGCCATCGACGAGGAGAGCGGCGACGTCACCCGCCTCGACGTGCGCACCGGCTCCTCCTTCCCCGGCAACCACGCCCTCGGAGCCGTGGACGACCCCGGCCTCACCCGGGCCGTCTCCCGCGAGCTGGGCCGGCGCCTGGCCGCCTGCGGCGTCAACTTCGACTGGGCGCCCTCCGCCGACGTCAACGCCAACCCCGACAACCCCGTCATCGGCGTCCGCTCCTTCGGCGCGAGCACCGACCTGGTCGCCCGGCACACCGCCGCCTGGGTGGAGGGCCTCCAGTCCACCGGCGTGGCCGCCTGCACCAAGCACTTCCCTGGCCACGGCGACACCAACGTCGACTCCCACCACGCCGTACCCCGCATCGACGTCGACGCCGACACCCTCTACGCCCGTGAGCTGCCCCCGTTCCGTGCGGCCATCGCCGCCGGCACCCGGGCGATCATGAGCGCGCACATCCTCGTGCCCGCCCTCGACCCGGACCGCCCCGGCACCCTCTCCCGCCGCATCCTCACCGAGCTGCTGCGTGACGAACTCGGCTACCAGGGCCTGATCGTCACCGACGGCATGGAGATGCGCGCGATCTCCGGCACCTACGGCCTGGAGCACGGCGTGGTCCTCGCGATCGCGGCCGGCGCCGATGCCATCTGCGTCGGCGGCGGACTGTGCGACGAGGGTACGGTCCTGGGGCTCAGGGACGCGCTCGTGGCCGCCGTACGCTCCGGCGAACTGCCCGAGGAACGGCTCGCCGACGCGGCCGCCCGGGTGCGCGACCTGGCCCGCTGGACCG
- a CDS encoding carbohydrate ABC transporter permease, with translation MKRSLFGRIWPNATAVILFAGFVFPVYWMFATAFKPTGDIISENPVWFPTNVTFSHFTKAVHADHFWTLVLNSVTVTVCSVLCSLVIALFAAFALARMRFRGRRGLIVTFMLAQMAPWEVMIIAIYMIVRDDDMLNSLVPLTVFYTMMVLPLTILTLRGYVAAVPKELEESAMVDGCTRMQAFRKVIFPLLAPGLMATSLFGFITAWNEFPLALILNKDIEKQTLPLWLSQFQTAFGDDWGATMAASSLFALPILILFIFLQRKAVSGLTDGAVKG, from the coding sequence GTGAAGCGCTCGCTCTTCGGCCGTATCTGGCCCAACGCGACCGCCGTCATCCTCTTCGCCGGCTTCGTGTTCCCCGTCTACTGGATGTTCGCGACGGCCTTCAAGCCCACGGGCGACATCATCTCCGAGAACCCGGTGTGGTTCCCGACGAACGTCACCTTCAGCCACTTCACGAAGGCCGTCCACGCCGACCACTTCTGGACGCTGGTCCTCAACTCCGTCACCGTCACGGTCTGTTCGGTGCTGTGCTCGCTCGTCATCGCCCTGTTCGCCGCGTTCGCCCTGGCGCGGATGCGGTTCCGGGGGCGACGCGGGCTCATCGTGACCTTCATGCTGGCGCAGATGGCCCCCTGGGAGGTCATGATCATCGCCATCTACATGATCGTCCGCGATGACGACATGCTCAACAGCCTGGTCCCGCTCACCGTCTTCTACACGATGATGGTGCTGCCCCTCACCATCCTGACGCTGCGCGGCTACGTCGCCGCCGTGCCGAAGGAGCTGGAGGAGTCGGCGATGGTCGACGGCTGCACCCGGATGCAGGCCTTCCGCAAGGTGATCTTCCCGCTGCTGGCGCCCGGCCTCATGGCCACCTCGCTGTTCGGGTTCATCACCGCCTGGAACGAGTTCCCGCTCGCCCTGATCCTCAACAAGGACATCGAGAAGCAGACGCTGCCGCTGTGGCTGTCGCAGTTCCAGACCGCCTTCGGCGACGACTGGGGCGCCACGATGGCCGCCTCGTCGCTGTTCGCGCTGCCCATCCTGATCCTCTTCATCTTCCTGCAACGCAAGGCCGTCAGCGGCCTGACCGACGGCGCCGTGAAGGGATGA
- a CDS encoding carbohydrate ABC transporter permease: MSVQTEGTDTAGEPAVRKARIPGPPRGADRDSGSPSRRGVAAPYLLLLPALLATVVLLGWPLVKNGMLSFQNLNPRQLIQHLTEWNGVDNYRKVLTGSDFWKVVERSVFFTAANVVLIMVFGTLIGLLLARLGKKMRLTLLVGLVLAWAMPYIAATTVYQWLFAQRFGVVNWVLDKLGWHSMADYNWMGSQFSTFSVIILLIVWQSVPFVAINLYAATTTIPKELYEAAALDGAGAWQSFTSVTLPFLRPFLYSTTFLEVIWVFKAFPQVFAINEGGPDRLTETLPIYAYVEGVGNQHFGVGAAISFLTILALLVITSYYLRMVLKQEEDEL, translated from the coding sequence ATGTCAGTGCAGACCGAAGGCACGGACACGGCCGGGGAGCCCGCTGTCCGCAAGGCCCGGATACCGGGGCCGCCGCGGGGTGCGGACCGTGACTCCGGGTCCCCGTCCCGCCGCGGCGTAGCCGCCCCCTACCTGCTCCTGCTGCCCGCACTGCTGGCCACAGTGGTCCTGCTCGGCTGGCCCCTGGTCAAGAACGGCATGCTGTCGTTCCAGAACCTCAACCCGCGGCAGCTCATCCAGCACCTCACCGAGTGGAACGGCGTCGACAACTACAGGAAAGTCCTGACCGGTTCGGACTTCTGGAAGGTCGTCGAGCGCTCGGTCTTCTTCACCGCCGCCAACGTCGTCCTGATCATGGTGTTCGGCACCCTGATCGGGCTGCTGCTGGCCCGCCTCGGCAAGAAGATGCGGCTCACGCTCCTGGTGGGCCTCGTCCTCGCCTGGGCCATGCCCTACATCGCGGCCACCACCGTCTACCAGTGGCTGTTCGCCCAGCGCTTCGGCGTCGTCAACTGGGTCCTGGACAAGCTCGGCTGGCACTCCATGGCCGACTACAACTGGATGGGCAGCCAGTTCTCCACCTTCTCCGTGATCATCCTGCTCATCGTGTGGCAGTCGGTCCCGTTCGTCGCGATCAACCTGTACGCCGCCACCACCACCATCCCCAAGGAGCTGTACGAGGCCGCCGCCCTGGACGGCGCCGGCGCCTGGCAGAGCTTCACCTCCGTGACCCTGCCCTTCCTGCGGCCGTTCCTCTACTCCACGACCTTCCTGGAGGTCATCTGGGTCTTCAAGGCGTTCCCGCAGGTCTTCGCCATCAACGAGGGCGGCCCCGACCGCCTCACCGAGACCCTGCCGATCTACGCCTATGTCGAGGGCGTCGGCAACCAGCACTTCGGAGTCGGCGCGGCGATCTCCTTCCTGACCATCCTGGCGCTGCTCGTCATCACCTCGTACTACCTGCGCATGGTGCTCAAGCAAGAGGAGGACGAGCTGTGA
- a CDS encoding extracellular solute-binding protein, with the protein MKRKLAAAITIAGMMVSVAACGGNSGKDSGKDAGPDSWKGQTLTVWTMDGSAPPQWTKDVQAAFEKKTGAKVKFEIQKWDGIQQKITTALSEDNPPDVLEVGNTQTPAYAATGGLADLADVKKDIGADWTPSVSQSSVYEGKQYAAPWYFANRVVIYNKAIWAKAGITSTPKTRDEFFKDLDTIGKKTDAEPLYLPGQNWYFLDGLIIGQGGDLVKKQGDKYVSNLADPKVAAAMETYKKYASYSKAPKDKDEATPQQATIFAKGKTGAFIGMGWEAATAIQADKSIEKDLGYFTIPGATADKPEGVFLGGSNLAVAQNSKKQSLAKEFLKVALSDQYEGELAKLSGIVPNKTSLEGNVKGNPAAEAAAPAAAGGGTTPLIPAWAAVENTPNPIKSYMTAVLTGKDPAAAAKDVEGEINKRLAQQN; encoded by the coding sequence GTGAAGCGCAAGCTCGCTGCCGCGATCACGATCGCGGGCATGATGGTCTCCGTTGCGGCGTGTGGCGGAAACAGCGGCAAGGACAGCGGCAAGGACGCGGGACCGGACAGCTGGAAGGGCCAGACGCTGACGGTCTGGACCATGGACGGCTCCGCGCCGCCGCAGTGGACGAAGGACGTCCAGGCCGCCTTCGAGAAGAAGACCGGCGCGAAGGTGAAGTTCGAGATCCAGAAGTGGGACGGGATCCAGCAGAAGATCACCACCGCCCTCTCCGAGGACAACCCGCCGGACGTCCTGGAGGTCGGCAACACCCAGACCCCCGCCTACGCGGCCACCGGCGGCCTCGCCGACCTCGCCGACGTCAAGAAGGACATCGGCGCCGACTGGACGCCGTCGGTCTCCCAGTCCTCCGTGTACGAGGGCAAGCAGTACGCCGCGCCCTGGTACTTCGCCAACCGCGTCGTCATCTACAACAAGGCGATCTGGGCGAAGGCCGGCATCACGTCCACCCCGAAGACCCGCGACGAGTTCTTCAAGGACCTCGACACCATCGGCAAGAAGACCGACGCCGAGCCGCTCTACCTGCCGGGCCAGAACTGGTACTTCCTCGACGGCCTGATCATCGGCCAGGGCGGCGACCTGGTGAAGAAGCAGGGCGACAAGTACGTCTCCAACCTCGCCGACCCGAAGGTCGCCGCGGCCATGGAGACCTACAAGAAGTACGCCTCCTACTCCAAGGCACCCAAGGACAAGGACGAGGCCACCCCGCAGCAGGCCACGATCTTCGCCAAGGGCAAGACCGGCGCGTTCATCGGCATGGGCTGGGAGGCCGCCACCGCCATCCAGGCCGACAAGTCCATCGAGAAGGACCTCGGCTACTTCACCATCCCCGGCGCCACCGCCGACAAGCCCGAGGGTGTCTTCCTCGGCGGCTCCAACCTCGCCGTCGCCCAGAACAGCAAGAAGCAGTCCCTGGCCAAGGAGTTCCTGAAGGTCGCCCTGTCCGACCAGTACGAGGGCGAACTGGCCAAGCTCAGCGGCATCGTCCCGAACAAGACGTCCCTGGAGGGCAACGTCAAGGGCAACCCCGCCGCCGAGGCCGCCGCGCCCGCCGCCGCGGGGGGTGGCACCACTCCGCTGATCCCCGCGTGGGCCGCGGTGGAGAACACCCCGAACCCGATCAAGTCCTACATGACCGCGGTGCTCACCGGCAAGGACCCGGCGGCGGCCGCCAAGGACGTCGAGGGCGAGATCAACAAGCGCCTGGCCCAGCAGAACTGA
- a CDS encoding GntR family transcriptional regulator gives MTTDVSSAQPHRGASGRTARVPKYYRIKQRLLAMAEELQPGSAMPAERLLAVRFDTSRTTIRQALQELVGEGRLDRIQGKGTFVAQPKLYRTLQLTSHTEDMRAQGLTPASQVLDVGEVPADERLAGLLGIGIGERVLRIERLRLASGDPMAIETTHLSTRRFPGLRASLATYPSLYTALAEVYGVHLAEADETIETSLSTPREAQLLATDVGLPMLLLSRHSRDAEGRPVEWVRSVYRGSRYKFVAALRRPAGGAVVRRG, from the coding sequence ATGACCACCGACGTCAGCAGCGCCCAGCCGCACAGAGGGGCGTCCGGCCGCACCGCGCGCGTGCCGAAGTACTACCGGATCAAACAGCGACTGCTCGCCATGGCCGAGGAGCTGCAGCCCGGCTCGGCCATGCCGGCCGAGCGGCTGCTCGCCGTCCGCTTCGACACCTCCCGGACCACCATCCGGCAGGCGCTGCAGGAACTGGTCGGCGAGGGCCGCCTCGACCGGATCCAGGGCAAGGGCACCTTCGTCGCCCAGCCCAAGCTGTACCGCACGCTCCAGCTCACCTCGCACACCGAGGACATGCGCGCGCAGGGGCTCACGCCCGCCTCACAGGTGCTGGACGTCGGGGAGGTACCGGCCGACGAGCGGCTCGCGGGCCTGCTCGGCATCGGGATCGGCGAACGGGTGCTGCGCATCGAGCGGCTGCGGCTGGCCAGCGGCGACCCCATGGCGATCGAGACGACCCATCTCTCCACGCGCCGCTTTCCCGGTCTGCGTGCTTCCCTGGCCACGTACCCCTCGCTGTACACCGCGCTCGCCGAGGTGTACGGCGTCCATCTCGCGGAGGCCGACGAGACCATCGAGACCTCGCTGTCGACGCCGCGCGAGGCGCAGCTGCTCGCCACGGACGTGGGGTTGCCGATGCTGTTGCTGTCCCGGCATTCGCGGGACGCGGAGGGGAGGCCGGTGGAGTGGGTACGGTCGGTGTACCGGGGGTCGCGCTACAAGTTCGTGGCCGCGTTGCGCCGTCCGGCGGGGGGAGCGGTGGTACGGCGGGGGTAG
- a CDS encoding LLM class flavin-dependent oxidoreductase: protein MNGLTVNAEALRIGIQLPTREQAIKGSYAARPLLDFARQAEALGFDSLWAGDSLTARPRLDPLIVLSAAAAATRRITVGTAALTPALRHPLIGANMITSLSHVAADRLILGLGSGFPLAETEEEFASVGAPFQGRVGRLDEITALWRTAWRSGEDGEPTGFEGKFWQAEHLDRLPVPAVPGGPPLWLAGSDTPKVLARAATRYDGWLPFLPDVDAYARARRRIAELAAEAGRTVTPALYATVTVNSSESAAKAELEHYISHYYGRSLEQMSGIQAYAWGSAEKCAEWLGGYVRAGARHLVVRIGSLESEPQLKEIAEVLLPAVRALGPSTTVGSNQP, encoded by the coding sequence ATGAACGGCTTGACCGTGAACGCGGAGGCCCTGCGTATCGGAATCCAGCTGCCCACCCGCGAACAGGCGATCAAGGGCAGCTACGCGGCGCGCCCCCTGCTCGACTTCGCCCGCCAGGCCGAAGCCCTCGGGTTCGACTCCCTGTGGGCCGGAGACTCCCTCACCGCCCGCCCCCGCCTGGACCCCCTGATCGTCCTGTCGGCCGCGGCGGCGGCCACCCGCCGCATCACCGTCGGCACGGCCGCCCTCACCCCGGCCCTGCGCCACCCCCTCATCGGCGCCAACATGATCACGAGCCTCAGCCATGTCGCCGCCGACAGGCTGATCCTGGGCCTCGGCTCGGGCTTCCCCTTGGCCGAGACCGAGGAGGAGTTCGCGTCGGTCGGCGCCCCCTTCCAGGGGCGCGTCGGCCGCCTGGACGAGATCACCGCACTGTGGCGCACGGCCTGGCGCTCGGGCGAGGACGGCGAGCCCACCGGGTTCGAGGGAAAGTTCTGGCAGGCGGAACACCTGGACCGGCTCCCCGTACCGGCGGTGCCCGGCGGCCCCCCGCTCTGGCTGGCCGGCAGCGACACCCCCAAGGTCCTCGCCCGCGCGGCGACCCGCTACGACGGCTGGCTCCCCTTCCTCCCGGACGTCGACGCCTACGCCCGCGCCCGCCGCCGTATCGCCGAACTCGCCGCGGAGGCGGGCCGCACGGTGACCCCCGCGCTGTACGCCACGGTCACCGTGAACAGCAGTGAATCGGCCGCCAAGGCCGAACTGGAGCACTACATCAGCCACTACTACGGCCGCTCCCTGGAGCAGATGAGCGGCATCCAGGCCTACGCCTGGGGCAGCGCCGAGAAGTGCGCCGAGTGGCTCGGCGGCTACGTCCGGGCCGGCGCCCGGCACCTGGTCGTACGGATCGGATCCCTCGAATCCGAGCCCCAGTTGAAGGAGATCGCCGAGGTGCTGCTGCCCGCGGTACGCGCCCTCGGCCCGTCCACCACCGTCGGGAGCAATCAACCGTGA
- a CDS encoding KR domain-containing protein yields the protein MRDGSPPSGRTHARAGPPGPVVKLPLPLPQGCGRCPHSPPAFGRGDPQSTHLQRHEPPPRSNRARAGAPHRGGHAAVLRADDASVTTGPSGLRADHTYLVTGGLGALGLVTARRPAAPGARHLTPASRSGRATDEVSAPLGQNICPPPRHVGQAPGTPALSARPYRRPQDPGHVPLHGLPAPQPARQDPAPRGAGY from the coding sequence GTGAGGGACGGTTCCCCGCCGAGCGGCCGAACACACGCCCGCGCCGGGCCGCCAGGCCCTGTCGTCAAACTCCCTCTCCCACTTCCTCAAGGGTGTGGGAGGTGCCCCCACTCGCCGCCGGCCTTCGGCCGGGGGGACCCCCAGAGCACGCACCTACAGAGACATGAGCCTCCCCCACGCTCGAACAGGGCTCGCGCGGGGGCACCCCATCGCGGCGGGCACGCAGCCGTCCTCCGGGCGGACGACGCGAGTGTGACGACAGGGCCCAGCGGACTCCGCGCCGACCACACCTACCTGGTCACCGGCGGGCTCGGCGCCCTCGGCCTGGTCACCGCCCGCAGGCCGGCCGCCCCCGGCGCCCGGCACCTGACCCCGGCCAGCCGGAGCGGCCGGGCCACCGATGAGGTCTCCGCGCCGCTCGGGCAGAACATCTGTCCTCCGCCCCGGCACGTCGGCCAGGCCCCGGGAACTCCTGCTCTCTCCGCGCGGCCGTATCGCCGACCACAAGATCCCGGGCACGTACCACTTCACGGACTCCCTGCCCCGCAACCCGCCCGGCAAGATCCTGCGCCGCGCGGTGCGGGGTACTGA
- a CDS encoding DUF6299 family protein, protein MPARSALAAALGAVALLCAAVAPAVADSTESVTIDKTGHVAKDGTITLSGTYRCTGVTGTAFVSSSVSQGDRTSVYPVGGTAAQCDGAEHRWENTSKISPNPLKAGKAHVQVTVTELRSGGLLLLPEFHAVEDQDITLDQG, encoded by the coding sequence ATGCCAGCACGCTCCGCCCTCGCCGCGGCCCTCGGTGCCGTCGCCCTGCTGTGCGCCGCCGTCGCCCCGGCCGTCGCCGACTCGACCGAGTCCGTGACCATCGACAAGACCGGCCATGTCGCCAAGGACGGCACCATCACGCTCTCCGGCACCTACCGCTGCACCGGGGTCACCGGCACGGCGTTCGTCAGCTCCTCGGTCAGCCAGGGCGACCGCACCTCGGTGTACCCCGTCGGCGGTACCGCCGCCCAGTGCGACGGTGCCGAGCACCGCTGGGAGAACACCAGCAAGATCTCGCCGAACCCCCTCAAGGCCGGCAAGGCCCATGTGCAGGTGACGGTCACGGAACTGCGCTCCGGCGGCCTTCTGTTGCTGCCGGAATTCCACGCCGTCGAGGACCAGGACATCACGCTCGACCAGGGGTGA